The Carettochelys insculpta isolate YL-2023 chromosome 18, ASM3395843v1, whole genome shotgun sequence genome window below encodes:
- the SLC35E4 gene encoding solute carrier family 35 member E4 gives MGTGVEPQGACTASLHPQHQAPRLGGTGPAPACASPGAEPPCSLGQVACPRDEAGMTLAAGGWARRSWKPDLGPPGRALPLLLTVFVWLATGTTMSSLNKWIFATHNFRYPMLLSSLHMLTALVVGYLLARLRARDAGGVVLGTSATTRIHLLSLTFCASVAFGNLGLNYVQLDFAQLVHTTTPLFTLALSQVLLGQRHHPLQYAAMGPICLGASFSIAGEVHFDQAGCCFLFVATFLRGLKSLQQSTLLQDKRLDSVTLLCLMALPSFCILFPAALVLEVGAGWEGLLHYGHSLWACVLLSCLGSVLYNLASFCLISLTSALTIHILGNLSVVGNLVLSRLLFSSRLSRLSYAGIGLTLVGMFMYHNCHLIASYWGSRLARRQSRAKPE, from the exons ATGGGCACTGGGGTGGAGCCCCAAGGTGCTTGCACCGCTtctctgcatcctcagcaccaaGCCCCCAGGCTGGGGGGAACGGGGCCAGCCCCCGCTTGTGCCAGCCCAGGAGCGGAGCCGCCGTGTTCCCTGGGCCAGGTGGCCTGCCCCCGCGATGAAGCAGGGATGACTCTTGCCGCCGGGGGCTGGGCACGTCGCTCCTGGAAGCCAGATCTGGGGCCTCCCGGGCgtgctctgccactgctgcttaCCGTGTTTGTCTGGCTAGCCACCGGCACCACCATGTCCAGCCTCAACAAGTGGATCTTTGCCACCCACAACTTCCGGTACCCCATGCTGCtgtcctccctgcacatgctcacGGCCCTGGTGGTTGGCtacctgctggccaggctgcGGGCGCGGGATGCGGGAGGTGTGGTGCTGGGCACCAGTGCCACCACCAGGATCCACCTGCTCAGCTTGACCTTCTGCGCCAGCGTGGCCTTCGGGAACCTGGGCCTCAACTATGTGCAGCTGGACTTTGCCCAGCTGGTGCACACCACCACACCCCTCTTCACGCTGGCCCTGTCCCAGGTGCTGCTGGGCCAGCGCCATCATCCGCTGCAGTACGCCGCCATGGGGCCCATCTGCTTGGGTGCCTCCTTCAGCATCGCCGGGGAGGTGCACTTCGACCAGGCCGGCTGCTGCTTCCTCTTCGTGGCTACCTTCCTCCGTGGACTGAAGTCCTTACAGCAGA GTACCCTGCTGCAGGACAAGAGGCTGGACTCCGTCACCCTGCTCTGCCTGATGGCCCTGCCCAGCTTCTGCATCCTCTTCCCAGCTGCCCTAGTGCTGGAGGtaggggcaggctgggagggcctGCTGCACTATGGCCACTCCCTCTGGGCCTGCGTCCTGCTCAGCTGCCTGGGCTCCGTCCTCTACAACCTGGCCAGCTTCTGCCTCATCTCACTGACCTCCGCCCTCACCATCcacatcctgggcaacctcagcgtggtggggaacctggtgctgtCCCGGCTCCTCTTCAGCAGCCGCCTGAGCAGGCTCAGCTACGCTGGCATCGGCCTCACCCTCGTGGGGATGTTTATGTACCACAACTGCCACCTCATCGCCAGCTACTGGGGCTCGCGGCTGGCTCGGCGCCAGAGCCGGGCAAAACCAGAATGA
- the TCN2 gene encoding transcobalamin-2: protein MWLLLLILTGLGLPVQLCEIPREGSALIKCLNLELLRLSEDQSVEPNPSVYVALRLSDEHNPEKEKQYLQRLRNVFQPGSSSPAAGGQQKQLQTGRLALYLLALRAACHDMETRQQRRLVTHLKLHLHKEKEQMAYQRKGHPVTSYYQYSLGVLALCVHHKRIDTPVIQKLLNLLNAEKRSKFTRSGGLSVDTTAMAGLALACLKQTAVFDPSLGTAISQAVQRATGSILEAQTAQGTFGNIFSSPLAVQLLIATGMSKKPECPKGMEALLLGLKRGHIQNPMIMSQLLPVLYGKSYLDLATLQCQAGPGTLEVDPSCLRVGSVTSGVEMITVQLAVECPPSPNVLYRQSIQVPVGSSLQDVLQTAAEQGPRQFTFETQDTLHGPMLTAVMGVRASTGERRYWQLLQAPDTSLQNGIADYQPQEGESILLRFSMW from the exons ATGTGGCTGCTCCTTCTCATCCTCACTGGATTGGGCCTCCCTGTGCAGCTCTGTG AAATCCCCAGGGAAGGATCTGCTCTGATCAAATGCCTGAACTTGGAGCTCTTGAGACTCAGCGAGGATCAGTCTGTGGAGCCGAACCCCAGTGTGTACGTGGCTCTTCGTCTTTCTGATGAGCACAACCCGGAGAAAGAGAAGCAGTACCTCCAGCGGCTGAGGAATGTCTtccagcctggcagcagcag ccctgcagcaggtggccagcagaagcagctgcagacGGGCCGCCTGGCTCTGTACCTCCTGGCACTGCGGGCTGCCTGCCATGACATGGAGACGCGCCAGCAGAGGCGGCTGGTAACCCATCTGAAGCTTCATCTCCACAAGGAAAAGGAGCAGATGG CTTACCAGAGGAAGGGCCACCCTGTCACCAGCTACTACCAATACAGCCTGGGGGTCCTGGCCCTGTGTGTCCACCACAAGAGGATTGACACACCTGTGATCCAGAAGCTCCTGAATCTCCTGAATGCTGAGAAGCGCAGCAAGTTCACACGCAGCGGTGGGCTCTCTGTGG ACACCACAGCAATGGCAGGCTTGGCCCTCGCCTGTTTGAAGCAGACCGCGGTCTTTGATCCCAGCCTTGGGACAGCCATCAGTCAGGCTGTCCAGAGAGCGACTGGCAGCATTCTCGAGGCTCAGACCGCCCAGGGCACCTTCGGCAACATCTTCAGCAGCCCATTGGCTGTGCAG CTCCTGATCGCCACAGGGATGAGCAAGAAGCCAGAGTGTCCCAAAGGCATGGAAGCCCTCCTGTTGGGCCTGAAGCGGGGTCACATCCAGAACCCCATGATCATGTCCCAGTTGCTGCCTGTGCTGTACGGCAAGAGCTACCTGGACCTTGCTaccctgcagtgccaggcagggCCAG gGACTTTGGAGGTGGACCCCAGCTGCCTGCGAGTTGGGTCAGTCACTTCGGGGGTGGAGATGATCACTGTTCAGCTGGCAGTGGAATGTCCACCGAGTCCCAACGTGCTGTACAGACAGTCCATCCAGGTGCCTGTTGGCTCCTCCCTCCAGGACGTACTGCAAACCGCTGcggagcagggccccaggcagtTCAC GTTTGAAACCCAGGATACCCTGCATGGGCCGATGCTAACCGCAGTGATGGGAGTGAGAGCCAGCACCGGAGAGCGGAGgtactggcagctcctccaggccccgGACACCAGTCTTCAGAACG gtATCGCTGACTACCAGCCGCAGGAAGGAGAGTCCATTCTCCTGAGGTTTAGCATGTGGTAG